CAGACATGAAATTTTAAATGAACTTAATAAAAATCAAGTATATAACGATATACTACTCTGGATGAAAAAAGAAGGAAAAGTTTAACTTTTCCTTCTTTTATTATTTTAATACTTTTCCTTTTAAAAATTTAAACTCTGATATTAAACTTCTATGCTCTAATTTTTTTATGTCTTGATTATTAAGCTTAAAAAAATACTGAATCAAAGGCCCTACGCATAATGAGGAAACTACTGTTCCTACTCCTATTGTTCCTCCTAAAATATATCCAAGACCTAAAACAACAATTTCTATACAAGTTTTTATTTTCCATAAGGGATGACTTGATTTTTTAGTTAAAATTACCATTAGTCCGTCTCTTGGACCGCATCCAAGACCTGTAGATATATAAACATAACAACCATAGCTAAATATAAGTATTCCTATTATTAAAATTAATATTTTTTTTAATAATATGTCCCCTTTAGGTATTATATCTAAATAGATATACATATCTATAAATACTCCTACTAATAAAAAATTTATTACAGTTCCGCTTCCAATCGGTTGCTTTAAAAAAATACTAAATAAAACAACGAAAGCTCCTACTAAAAGATTCGCCTCTCCTAGTGTTATTCCAATAGTTCTATTCAACCCTTGATTTAAAACATCCCACGGTGATAATCCTAAATTTGAGTTTAAAATAGTTACAACTCCCAATGCACACAACAATAATCCTAACATTAATTTTAAATACTTCAATATTTCTTGCTTCATGGTCTTTCCTTTCGTAATTTTGCTTGAAATATTATATCATTTTTAAAGAAAAAAGAAAATTTTATTTGATTTTTTTTTTATTTGATGTAAAATGTTGTTGCTAGGGGTGCCTTTGTGGCTGAGAGACTTTGAAAAAAGTTAACCCTTCGAACCTGATTTGGTTAAAACCAACGTAGGGAAGCTATTTTATCAAGTTATTATATAACTGATTAAAAGGCTATACTCTGGTGGGTATAGCTTTTTTTTATAAAATAGCCACCTTAAAAATAAAAAGGAGGTAATTTATTTTGAATTTTAAATTTAATGGCGAATCTATATCTTTAGATTCTACTAGTACAATTAAAGAGTTCATTCACTCGCTTAATTTAAATACTGATGGTCTTATTATTTTATTTAATGATAATATCATAAAAAAAGAAAATTTTGATATTGCTATTGAAGAGGGATGTTCAATTGAAGTCTTAAATTTTGTGTGTGGAGGATAGTTATGGATAAATTATTTATAGGTGGAATAGAATTTAATAATCGTCTTATTACAGGTAGTGGAAAGTTTTCAAATTATTCATTAATTAATGAGATGCTAAATAAATGTGGTAGTGAAATGATTACCGTTGCATTAAGAAGAGTTGATCTTAGCGGAAAAAGTGAAAATATTTTAGAATATGTCCCTAAAAACATTAAACTTCTTCCTAATACAAGTGGAGCAAGAAATGCTGAAGAAGCTATTAAAATTGCAAGAATTGCTAGAGCCTCTGGGTGTGGAGATTTTATAAAAATTGAAATAATAAGCGATATGAAGTATCTAATGCCTGATAACGAAGAAACTATAAAAGCTACTAAAGTACTTGCAAAAGAAGGATTTATTGTTATGCCATATATCAATCCAGATTTAATTGTCGCTAAAAAATTAGAGCTTGCTGGAGCAGCAGCTATTATGCCACTTGGTGCTCCCATTGGATCAAATAAAGGACTCCTAACAAAGCCGATGATTGAAATTCTTGTTGAAAATTGTACTCTTCCTATTATTGTTGATGCTGGAATTGGAAAACCTTCTCACGCATGTGAAGCTATGGAAATAGGATGTAGTGCTGTTTTAGTTGATACCGCTATTGCAACTAGTGGTGATCCAGTGAAAATGTCCATTGCTTTTAATAAAGCTGTTCAAGCTGGCCGTGAAGCTTACTTAGCTAAATGTGGTAAAATCAATAATACTGCTATTGCCTCTTCTCCTCTTACTGGATTTTTAAGGGATTAGTGAAAATTTATGAAAAAAATTTTACAGCATTATAAATCTTTTGATTATAATAATTTTTTTGAAAAACTAAGTACATCTGATATAGAAAATATTATTGAAAATAGTGGTGAAAAAATTCTTGAAGACTTAGAATTTTTAGCTTTACTTTCTCCAAAAGCTTCAAATTTATTGGAAAAAATGGCCTTAAAAGCTAATTCTCTAACTAAGCAATATTTTGGTAAAGAAATTCACATATATGCTCCTTTATATATTTCAAATATATGTGATAATGAATGTAGTTACTGTGGTTTTAAACATTCAAATCCAATTAAAAGACGTCATTTAACTCTTGAAGAAATTGAGAAAGAAGCTATTTTTATCTCTGAAACTCTTGGTATTCACAGTATTATTTTATTGACCGGAGAAAGCTCTATAAATTCTATAGAATATTTAAAAAATTCAATTAAAATTTTAAAAAAATATTTTTCTACTGTTATAATTGAAGTTCAACCCCTTTCACAAGAGGAGTATGAAATTCTATATAAAGTTGGACTTGATGGTGTTACCGTTTATCAAGAGTGCTATCATAAAGAAACATACTCTAAATATCATCTAAAAGGAAATAAAACAGATTATACATACAGACTAGAAACTCCTAAAAGAGCAGCCTTAGCTAATTTAAGATCTATTAATATCGGTACTTTATTTGGACTTGGAAATCCTATTGAAGAAGCATTTTTATCAGGTATGCATCTAAAATATTTAACAAATACTTTCTTAGGGTCACAATTTTCTATATCTCTTCCTAGAATTAAAGAAGCTTATAGAAATATCAAGCCTGAAAATATTGTAAATGATAAGGAATTTGTGCAATTTATACTAGCTTATCGTTTGGCTTTTCCTATGATTGGAATAAATATCTCAACTAGAGAAGCAGAGAATTTTAGGGATAATCTACTCCCTTTAGGAGTCACTAAATATTCTGCAGGTTCTGTCACAGAAGTTGGAGGATACTCTCTTTCAAATAATTCAGAACCTCAATTTGAAACAGACGATCATAGAAGTGTACAAGAGATTGTTTCTATGCTAAAAACTAAAGGATATCAACCAATTTTTAAAGATTGGGAAGGTAATTTATGATTAAAATAGGCGTTGCTGGTTGCGGTGGTATAGGTTCAAATGTAGCTATGAACCTCGTTAGAGCAGGTATTAAAAATTTTATTTTAGTCGATTTCGATAAAATTGAAGAAACTAATTTAAATAGACAATTTTATTTTAAAAATCAAATAGGATTATACAAAGCTCCTACATTGATGAAAAATCTAAAATCTATTAATGAAAATTTAAATATTGATTTTTTCGTAGAAAAAATTGATAAAAATAATATCTTAGATTTTTTTTCAGACTGTGATATCATTATTGAAGCTTTTGATAAAAAAGAGTTTAAAACTCTTTTAATTGAAAACTACTCGACTAAATATATTATATCTGCAAATGGTATCGGTGGAAGAGATTTAAAAAATATAAAAAATTTAACATTTAATAAACTAACTGTGATTGGCGATTTTTATAGTGATATAAAAATTTATCAAACATATTCAACTAAAGTTATGTTTATTGCGTGTCTTATGGCAAATAAAGTTTTAGATATAATAGGAGGATTTTCCGATGAAAAAATTTGATTTACCCATTGGAGTTTATGCAATAACAGATTCTAAATCTGGAAAAAATAAAGAATTTTTAGAATATTGTGAAGACCTTTTAAAAGGTGAAGCTAAAATTATACAATACAGAGAAAAAAAGAGAGATTTAAAACTTCTTTTAGAAGAGGCTAAAGCTTTAAGAGAATTGACACTAAAATATAATGCAACTTTTATAGTTAATGACTATCTTGATATTGCTCTTTTATCGGAAGCTGATGGAATTCATATTGGACAAGATGATCTTCCTATAAAAGACGTTAGAAAAATTTTAGGTGAAAATAAAATTATTGGAATTTCTACTCACAATCCTCAAGAAGCACAACAAGCCATTATAGATGGGGCTGATTATATTGGAGTAGGACCAATTTTTTATACAGAAACTAAAGAGGATGTATGTGCTCCAGTTACTTTAGAATATTTGGATTTTGTTAACAAAAATATTAAATTACCTTATGTTGCAATTGGAGGAATCAAAGAAAATAATATAGATAAAGTTCTCGCAATGGGAGCAAAGTCTATCTGTCTTGTTTCAGAATTAGTTGGTGCAGACAATACTCTTGAAACTACTAAAAGAATTAATAATATAATTAAACATTGGCATAAAAATTAATAAAAAAACCTCTAATTTTACTTAGAGGTTTTTTTATAGACCTAATACAATTTTGTTGTTTGTTAAATTACATTTATCTTCAAGTTCTTTTAGTTTCAATTTACTGGTGTAAATAAACTCTTTATTTTTAAAAACTATAACTTCTTCTTTATAATCTAAAACTTCTACCAGTTGAATATTAATTATAGTTCCTCTATCTAGTTTATAAAAAATATTTGTATGAATAATTTTTTCCTCTACTTCAGAGAAATTTTTCTTTATATCAAAAATTTCTGAATTTGTTAAATGAAATTCTGTCCTCCTTGAAATACTTGAGTATGTGATGTAATTTATTTCTGAAAAACTATATATTCCTCTTTTAAAACTATCAAAAAGATAAAAGGAGGTTATGTTACTCTCTTTTTTTTCTAACTGCTGGATACACTCTTCTAGCTCAAAAATGTCTTTTCTAATTAAACAATCATCCACCAAATTACTTAAAAATAACTTTCGCATCTCTCTAGTTTCATTTTCACCAACTAATGCAATTACTTTTAAATTTTGTTTTTTATATTCAATTAATTTTTCATCTATATTTTCTGTTTTTGAATCAATTATAATAACATCAACATTTTGAATTTCATCACTATTTTTTCTTAAATCAATACATTTATAAGGAATAACTTCATTTAAAATTATTTTCAAATTATTATCTACATCTATCCCTAATATCATTTAAATCAACTCCTCATATAAAGAGTCTAATCTAATTTTACTAACTATACTTCCTATTTTATTAGAAAGATCTAATAAAAAATTTTGTTCTTCTATTGTTAGAGGCGTGTCTCCTTCTTCAACAAAAATTAAAGCAATATATTTATTCTCGTTAAATTCAATTCTATACGCTGAACTATACTCTTCTAGTTTTATCATATCTTTTGAAATAACAATTTCATTATCATCACCTTCTGTAATAAATTCTTTATACTCTTCTGGATCAAAAAGTATTTTTACTTTTACATCTACTAATGTTACATTTTTTAAAATTTCTTTTTGTAGAAGTTTTTCAAAGGTTTTTACATCTCTAACTAAACATAATCTATTATATATTTTATCAACCGCTTCATTCTTATATTTCATTATACCTTCAATAATATTTGTATAAAAATCTAAAATAATTATAGTTCCTAAAATCACAGCTGGCTCTGTTAAAGTTTTAAAATAGAAAAGAGATATATAACTTAAGGTTACACCT
The nucleotide sequence above comes from Cetobacterium somerae ATCC BAA-474. Encoded proteins:
- a CDS encoding YczE/YyaS/YitT family protein, which gives rise to MKQEILKYLKLMLGLLLCALGVVTILNSNLGLSPWDVLNQGLNRTIGITLGEANLLVGAFVVLFSIFLKQPIGSGTVINFLLVGVFIDMYIYLDIIPKGDILLKKILILIIGILIFSYGCYVYISTGLGCGPRDGLMVILTKKSSHPLWKIKTCIEIVVLGLGYILGGTIGVGTVVSSLCVGPLIQYFFKLNNQDIKKLEHRSLISEFKFLKGKVLK
- the thiS gene encoding sulfur carrier protein ThiS, giving the protein MNFKFNGESISLDSTSTIKEFIHSLNLNTDGLIILFNDNIIKKENFDIAIEEGCSIEVLNFVCGG
- a CDS encoding thiazole synthase, which produces MDKLFIGGIEFNNRLITGSGKFSNYSLINEMLNKCGSEMITVALRRVDLSGKSENILEYVPKNIKLLPNTSGARNAEEAIKIARIARASGCGDFIKIEIISDMKYLMPDNEETIKATKVLAKEGFIVMPYINPDLIVAKKLELAGAAAIMPLGAPIGSNKGLLTKPMIEILVENCTLPIIVDAGIGKPSHACEAMEIGCSAVLVDTAIATSGDPVKMSIAFNKAVQAGREAYLAKCGKINNTAIASSPLTGFLRD
- the thiH gene encoding 2-iminoacetate synthase ThiH, with protein sequence MKKILQHYKSFDYNNFFEKLSTSDIENIIENSGEKILEDLEFLALLSPKASNLLEKMALKANSLTKQYFGKEIHIYAPLYISNICDNECSYCGFKHSNPIKRRHLTLEEIEKEAIFISETLGIHSIILLTGESSINSIEYLKNSIKILKKYFSTVIIEVQPLSQEEYEILYKVGLDGVTVYQECYHKETYSKYHLKGNKTDYTYRLETPKRAALANLRSINIGTLFGLGNPIEEAFLSGMHLKYLTNTFLGSQFSISLPRIKEAYRNIKPENIVNDKEFVQFILAYRLAFPMIGINISTREAENFRDNLLPLGVTKYSAGSVTEVGGYSLSNNSEPQFETDDHRSVQEIVSMLKTKGYQPIFKDWEGNL
- the thiF gene encoding sulfur carrier protein ThiS adenylyltransferase ThiF, with translation MIKIGVAGCGGIGSNVAMNLVRAGIKNFILVDFDKIEETNLNRQFYFKNQIGLYKAPTLMKNLKSINENLNIDFFVEKIDKNNILDFFSDCDIIIEAFDKKEFKTLLIENYSTKYIISANGIGGRDLKNIKNLTFNKLTVIGDFYSDIKIYQTYSTKVMFIACLMANKVLDIIGGFSDEKI
- the thiE gene encoding thiamine phosphate synthase, with the translated sequence MKKFDLPIGVYAITDSKSGKNKEFLEYCEDLLKGEAKIIQYREKKRDLKLLLEEAKALRELTLKYNATFIVNDYLDIALLSEADGIHIGQDDLPIKDVRKILGENKIIGISTHNPQEAQQAIIDGADYIGVGPIFYTETKEDVCAPVTLEYLDFVNKNIKLPYVAIGGIKENNIDKVLAMGAKSICLVSELVGADNTLETTKRINNIIKHWHKN
- a CDS encoding LytTR family transcriptional regulator DNA-binding domain-containing protein; this encodes MILGIDVDNNLKIILNEVIPYKCIDLRKNSDEIQNVDVIIIDSKTENIDEKLIEYKKQNLKVIALVGENETREMRKLFLSNLVDDCLIRKDIFELEECIQQLEKKESNITSFYLFDSFKRGIYSFSEINYITYSSISRRTEFHLTNSEIFDIKKNFSEVEEKIIHTNIFYKLDRGTIINIQLVEVLDYKEEVIVFKNKEFIYTSKLKLKELEDKCNLTNNKIVLGL